From Streptomyces qinzhouensis, one genomic window encodes:
- a CDS encoding SulP family inorganic anion transporter, producing the protein MSTDRIRPAAGRHARRSGGRPTAGSPAATAGSGSLGADLMASVVVFLVALPLCIGVAAASGVPVALGIITGIVGGLVVGFLPGSSLQVSGPAAGLAVLCLEFTTEHGVGLMGPVVMVSGILQMILGTLKMGRVFQSISLSVVQGMLAGIGVPLILSQTYALVDSKQHGTAPKNVMGLPDLVRDVLGDPQKGAALLLGAMAVVICFLWYKVPKPVGKVPAPLVAVMLGCVVAALPGFEVKKVAFGNMLDAVNIPGFGDISGLADPKVLMMVVTFTIIASAESLFSAAAVDRMHTGPRTHYNKELFAQGVGNTVSGALGAMPLTAVIVRSAANVNAGARTKISRILHGVWLLGFGLLLPGLLGLIPVSVLAGVLLHAGWKLFNPPSFVKMWKKDRGEGLVMFVTTGAIVATDLLDGVLGGLAVAVVLTALRMSHMTLRTTKNGDSATLELKGNATFLRLPKLIDALDTLAGSARVVVDGRGISHLDMACQAQLEEWADQRRKSGGGEVELLLPGSGARPAAAETAAGGAEDELTGTREQEPVREKVPAGAAAGTAFPPGLSEELAAGLPDPSGRSGPMAPPSQPDTYRPYAPSPQPGFSFQHAMGQGYAHGPVAHGTQYARHGQHHHPYPYPYGHQHPYPHGTHSGRSPGHGPQSQVHLAHPAHQMNQPHQPHPSHPGDSGHQPSPGPQEYGPYGEPVYPPRPEPSDGYAPPPQGYGPPAEANPGYWGPEDDWAVRAYGEGTRR; encoded by the coding sequence GTGTCCACTGATCGAATACGTCCCGCTGCGGGACGGCACGCGCGAAGGAGCGGCGGCCGCCCCACGGCGGGTTCACCGGCGGCCACCGCGGGCTCCGGCTCCCTCGGCGCCGACCTGATGGCCTCGGTCGTCGTCTTCCTCGTCGCCCTGCCCCTGTGCATCGGTGTCGCGGCGGCCTCGGGTGTCCCCGTCGCGCTGGGCATCATCACGGGCATCGTCGGCGGTCTGGTCGTCGGCTTCCTGCCCGGCAGCAGCCTCCAGGTCAGCGGGCCGGCCGCCGGACTCGCCGTACTGTGCCTGGAGTTCACCACCGAGCACGGCGTCGGCCTGATGGGTCCCGTCGTCATGGTCAGCGGCATCCTCCAGATGATCCTGGGCACGCTGAAGATGGGCCGGGTCTTCCAGTCGATCTCCCTCTCCGTGGTGCAGGGCATGCTCGCCGGGATCGGGGTACCGCTGATCCTGAGCCAGACGTACGCGCTGGTGGACTCGAAGCAGCACGGCACGGCCCCGAAGAACGTCATGGGCCTGCCGGACCTGGTCCGGGACGTTCTGGGCGACCCCCAGAAGGGCGCCGCGCTGCTGCTCGGCGCGATGGCCGTGGTGATCTGTTTCCTCTGGTACAAGGTGCCGAAGCCGGTCGGCAAGGTGCCCGCGCCGCTGGTCGCGGTGATGCTGGGCTGCGTGGTCGCCGCCCTGCCCGGCTTCGAGGTCAAGAAGGTCGCGTTCGGCAATATGCTCGACGCGGTCAACATCCCCGGCTTCGGCGATATCTCCGGACTCGCTGATCCGAAGGTGCTGATGATGGTGGTGACCTTCACGATCATCGCCTCGGCCGAGAGCCTGTTCAGCGCCGCCGCCGTCGACCGGATGCACACCGGTCCGCGCACCCATTACAACAAGGAGCTGTTCGCCCAGGGCGTGGGCAACACGGTCTCCGGAGCGCTGGGCGCGATGCCGCTCACCGCGGTCATCGTCCGCAGCGCGGCCAATGTCAACGCGGGCGCCAGGACCAAGATCTCCCGGATTCTGCACGGCGTCTGGCTGCTGGGCTTCGGTCTGCTGCTGCCGGGGCTGCTCGGACTGATCCCGGTCTCCGTCCTCGCGGGTGTCCTGCTCCACGCGGGCTGGAAGCTCTTCAACCCGCCGTCCTTCGTGAAGATGTGGAAGAAGGACCGTGGCGAGGGGCTCGTCATGTTCGTCACCACGGGGGCGATCGTGGCGACCGACCTGCTCGACGGAGTGCTCGGCGGACTGGCGGTCGCGGTGGTCCTCACCGCACTGCGGATGTCCCATATGACCCTCCGTACGACGAAGAACGGCGACAGTGCCACCCTGGAGCTGAAGGGCAATGCCACCTTCCTGCGGCTGCCCAAGCTGATCGACGCGCTGGACACCCTCGCGGGCAGCGCGCGGGTCGTCGTCGACGGCCGCGGGATCTCCCATCTGGACATGGCCTGCCAGGCCCAGTTGGAGGAGTGGGCCGACCAGCGGCGCAAGTCCGGGGGCGGGGAGGTGGAGCTGCTGCTGCCGGGCTCGGGCGCCCGGCCGGCCGCGGCGGAGACCGCGGCGGGTGGCGCGGAGGACGAACTGACCGGTACTCGTGAGCAGGAGCCGGTCCGGGAGAAGGTCCCGGCGGGCGCCGCGGCGGGGACCGCCTTCCCGCCGGGGCTCTCCGAGGAGCTCGCGGCGGGCCTTCCGGACCCCTCCGGGCGGTCCGGCCCCATGGCGCCCCCGTCGCAGCCGGACACCTATCGGCCGTACGCGCCCTCGCCGCAGCCGGGCTTCTCGTTCCAGCACGCGATGGGGCAGGGGTACGCCCACGGCCCCGTGGCCCACGGGACGCAGTACGCCCGGCACGGCCAGCACCACCACCCGTACCCGTATCCGTACGGCCATCAGCATCCGTACCCGCACGGAACGCACAGCGGCCGGAGTCCCGGCCACGGGCCGCAGTCCCAGGTCCATCTCGCCCACCCGGCACACCAGATGAACCAGCCCCACCAGCCCCACCCGAGCCACCCGGGCGACTCGGGCCACCAGCCCTCGCCGGGACCGCAGGAGTACGGACCCTACGGAGAGCCCGTGTACCCGCCGCGGCCGGAACCGTCCGACGGCTACGCACCGCCCCCGCAGGGCTACGGCCCGCCCGCCGAGGCGAACCCCGGCTACTGGGGCCCGGAGGACGACTGGGCGGTCCGCGCCTACGGCGAAGGGACCCGGCGATGA
- a CDS encoding carbonic anhydrase, with the protein MKRLLTNARNFRHRVAPESETFRGFAAGQTPGTLFISCSDSRVIPALITGAVPGEVFELRNAGNIIPPYEAKRECAEAATIEYAVEVLKVHDIVVCGHSHCGAVGALANDQDLTELPSVSQWVAFARPALAPMLGTPPDDATLARYVQLHVTAQLEILRGYPAVRTALDAGRLKLHGWYYRVDTAEVLELDQAQGVFHRN; encoded by the coding sequence ATGAAGCGACTGCTCACCAACGCCCGGAACTTCCGCCACCGCGTCGCCCCCGAGAGCGAGACCTTCCGCGGGTTCGCGGCCGGACAGACGCCCGGCACCCTCTTCATCAGCTGCTCGGACTCCCGGGTCATCCCCGCGCTGATCACGGGCGCCGTACCCGGCGAGGTCTTCGAACTGCGCAACGCGGGCAACATCATTCCCCCGTACGAGGCCAAGCGGGAGTGCGCCGAGGCGGCGACCATCGAGTACGCGGTCGAGGTGCTCAAGGTCCACGACATCGTCGTCTGCGGCCACTCCCACTGCGGGGCCGTCGGCGCCCTCGCCAACGACCAGGATCTGACCGAACTGCCCAGCGTCTCCCAGTGGGTGGCCTTCGCCCGTCCCGCCCTGGCGCCCATGCTCGGCACCCCGCCGGACGACGCCACCCTGGCCCGGTACGTCCAGCTCCATGTCACGGCCCAGCTGGAGATCCTCCGCGGCTACCCCGCCGTGCGGACGGCGCTGGACGCCGGCCGGCTGAAGCTGCACGGCTGGTACTACCGCGTCGACACCGCCGAGGTCCTCGAACTCGACCAAGCGCAGGGAGTGTTCCACCGCAACTGA
- a CDS encoding response regulator transcription factor has translation MQRILIAEDEAGIASFVEKGLRSNGFVTAVVGDGLSAYEHARAGDCDLMILDLGLPAVDGLTVLRKLRELRVTLPVVILTARDSVSDVVAGLEGGADDYLSKPFAFEELLARVKLRLRGEGGPEASVLRVGDLVLDLRTRRVHVEGRVAELSAREFALAEVFLRNPDQVLTREQLLSRVWGFDYDPGSNIVDVYVRYLRRKLGPDRVETIRGVGYRLRA, from the coding sequence ATGCAACGGATACTGATAGCGGAGGACGAGGCCGGAATCGCCTCCTTCGTCGAAAAGGGGCTGCGGAGCAACGGGTTCGTGACGGCAGTCGTCGGTGACGGGCTCTCCGCCTACGAACACGCCCGGGCCGGGGACTGCGATCTGATGATCCTGGACCTCGGCCTCCCGGCGGTCGACGGGCTGACCGTCCTGCGCAAGCTGCGCGAACTGCGCGTGACCCTGCCGGTGGTCATCCTGACCGCCCGGGACAGCGTCTCGGACGTGGTCGCCGGACTCGAAGGCGGCGCGGACGACTATCTCTCCAAACCCTTCGCCTTCGAGGAGCTACTGGCCCGGGTGAAGCTGCGGCTGCGCGGCGAGGGCGGCCCGGAGGCTTCGGTGCTCCGCGTCGGGGACCTCGTCCTCGACCTGCGGACCCGCCGGGTACATGTGGAGGGCCGGGTGGCCGAACTGTCGGCCCGGGAGTTCGCGCTGGCCGAGGTGTTCCTGCGCAACCCCGACCAGGTGCTGACGAGGGAACAGCTGCTGAGCCGGGTCTGGGGGTTCGACTACGATCCCGGATCCAACATCGTCGATGTGTATGTCCGGTATCTGCGGCGCAAACTGGGCCCCGACCGGGTGGAGACCATCCGGGGTGTCGGCTACCGCCTCCGGGCGTGA
- a CDS encoding sensor histidine kinase: MMLLVGAALAAPIVGITVVWQAQLDDQVESRLQWEANRLRTFARTRVQPDGQPYTDGAALLKEFLRENIPNRDETFFSIVDGRADLRSAAEPPIRLDRDPAVIEALSAVKWRGETAVGWLDSPVGKVRYGVVPVRVAGDPRDVRLVVLEFRDRQLREERQAARMLLATGFGALVCAGLASWLVAGRILAPVRLVRQTAAAIGESDLTRRLDVRGDDDVAALAHTFNHMLDRLERAFTTQRRFLDEVGHELRTPITVVRGHLELMGDGSGDWAVEWDGTRALVVDELDRMSRIVDDLLLLARAERPDFLTVGETHLTDLIVDVVAKARALGNRHWRVAAVSEATVLVDGQRLTQGLIQLAANAVRHTLDGDLIEMGSAVRDGRILLWVRDTGPGVGPVDRERIFGRFVQAGRVASPAHAGTGIGLGLAIVREIAQAHGGTARVEDAETGGARFVLDLPAHFSWQKGHHATDTDSGGRGRNRLLRRKGAAEQRVRDGSRR, encoded by the coding sequence ATGATGCTGCTCGTCGGCGCGGCGCTCGCGGCACCCATCGTCGGCATCACCGTGGTCTGGCAGGCCCAACTCGACGACCAGGTCGAATCCCGGCTGCAATGGGAGGCGAACCGGCTGCGGACCTTCGCCCGGACCCGGGTACAGCCCGACGGGCAGCCCTACACCGACGGCGCCGCGCTGCTCAAGGAGTTCCTCCGGGAGAACATCCCCAACCGCGACGAGACGTTCTTCAGCATCGTCGACGGCCGGGCGGACCTGCGCAGCGCCGCCGAACCGCCGATCCGGCTCGACCGGGACCCGGCGGTGATCGAAGCGCTGTCTGCGGTGAAGTGGCGCGGCGAGACCGCCGTGGGCTGGCTCGACTCCCCGGTCGGCAAGGTGCGTTACGGAGTGGTGCCGGTGCGGGTCGCCGGGGATCCCCGGGATGTACGGCTGGTGGTGCTGGAGTTCCGCGACCGGCAACTGCGCGAGGAGCGTCAGGCGGCCAGAATGCTGCTCGCCACCGGCTTCGGCGCGCTCGTCTGCGCCGGACTCGCCAGCTGGCTGGTGGCCGGCCGGATCCTGGCGCCGGTACGGCTGGTGCGCCAGACCGCCGCCGCGATCGGCGAATCCGATCTGACCCGGCGGCTCGATGTCCGCGGGGACGACGATGTCGCCGCGCTCGCCCACACCTTCAACCACATGCTCGACCGGCTGGAACGGGCCTTCACCACCCAGCGGCGTTTCCTGGACGAGGTCGGGCACGAGCTGCGTACGCCCATCACCGTCGTACGGGGCCATCTCGAGCTGATGGGCGACGGCAGCGGCGACTGGGCCGTCGAATGGGACGGCACCCGGGCCCTGGTCGTCGACGAACTCGACCGGATGAGCCGCATCGTGGACGATCTGCTGCTGCTCGCCCGGGCCGAGCGACCCGACTTCCTCACGGTCGGCGAGACCCATCTGACCGATCTGATCGTCGATGTGGTCGCCAAGGCCCGGGCCCTGGGCAACCGGCACTGGCGGGTCGCCGCGGTCTCCGAGGCCACCGTCCTCGTCGACGGCCAGCGGCTCACCCAGGGCCTGATCCAACTGGCCGCCAACGCGGTCCGGCACACCCTGGACGGCGATCTCATCGAGATGGGTTCGGCGGTACGCGACGGCCGGATCCTGCTCTGGGTCCGCGATACCGGCCCCGGGGTCGGCCCCGTCGACCGGGAGCGGATCTTCGGCAGATTCGTCCAGGCCGGGCGGGTCGCCTCACCGGCCCACGCCGGTACCGGAATCGGTCTCGGCCTCGCCATCGTCCGCGAGATCGCCCAGGCGCACGGCGGTACGGCCCGGGTGGAAGACGCCGAGACCGGTGGCGCCCGCTTCGTACTGGACCTGCCGGCGCATTTCTCCTGGCAGAAGGGACACCATGCAACGGATACTGATAGCGGAGGACGAGGCCGGAATCGCCTCCTTCGTCGAAAAGGGGCTGCGGAGCAACGGGTTCGTGACGGCAGTCGTCGGTGA
- a CDS encoding class I SAM-dependent methyltransferase family protein → MRKRLKSARWAAMRLLLGSAGRLSEGIRIGYRHGFDSGSMLDYVYVNKARGSLGIGRVIDRCYLNAIGWRAIRARRELLKDVLRKEIADRGGRATVLDIASGPGRYLQDLVEEYPSGAVRVECRDLDPAGLAEGERQARERGLTGITFTRGDALDPAPPADGTAPDVIVVSGLYELLLDDAVIAASVERLRGLLAPGGVLVFTTQTRHPQLEFIARVLPNRDGVLWVMKCRPVELTERWARDAGFSGVASRRETVGLFTVTTARR, encoded by the coding sequence ATGAGGAAGCGACTGAAGAGCGCGCGATGGGCGGCCATGCGCCTGCTGCTGGGCAGCGCCGGGCGACTGAGCGAGGGCATCCGCATCGGCTACCGGCACGGCTTCGACAGCGGGTCGATGCTGGACTACGTGTACGTGAACAAGGCGCGGGGCAGCCTGGGGATCGGCCGGGTGATCGACCGCTGCTATCTGAACGCCATCGGCTGGCGGGCCATCCGCGCCCGCCGGGAACTGCTCAAGGACGTCCTGCGCAAGGAGATCGCCGACCGGGGCGGCCGGGCCACCGTCCTCGACATCGCGTCCGGACCGGGCCGGTATCTCCAGGACCTGGTCGAGGAGTACCCGTCCGGCGCGGTCCGGGTCGAGTGCCGCGATCTCGATCCGGCGGGCCTCGCCGAGGGGGAACGGCAGGCGCGCGAGCGTGGGCTGACGGGTATCACCTTCACCCGCGGCGACGCGCTGGACCCGGCGCCCCCGGCCGACGGGACCGCGCCGGATGTGATCGTCGTGTCCGGGCTCTACGAGCTGCTGCTGGACGATGCGGTGATCGCCGCGTCCGTCGAGCGGCTGCGGGGGCTGCTCGCCCCGGGCGGGGTGCTGGTCTTCACCACCCAGACCCGCCATCCGCAGCTGGAGTTCATCGCCCGGGTCCTGCCCAACCGGGACGGGGTGCTGTGGGTGATGAAATGCCGTCCCGTGGAGCTGACGGAGCGCTGGGCGAGGGACGCGGGGTTCTCCGGCGTCGCCAGCCGGCGGGAGACGGTGGGGCTGTTCACCGTCACCACGGCGCGGCGGTGA
- a CDS encoding DNA-binding response regulator, producing the protein MAVAVVPGFAPGWELSRSAPREPGGLPAQRAQHTLPTKQTEQVEQVEQLQQIRGVTRVRAALASLVGSARHELLSFDDPAAALGQGIPESFLRSGAPGCAPAVRTARVRRIAPRHGLRQLREPWRCLGEARVTESVPFRIIVADRSVAAVPIDLDLHDNGVLLIRDPVVVQALVRTHQAWWEAGEDPVRRARPAGPPPHLRPVLDAIMAGLTDDAAAARLNMSRRTYSRRVGELMAALGTTSRFRAGVEAADRGWI; encoded by the coding sequence ATGGCGGTGGCGGTCGTTCCGGGCTTCGCGCCCGGCTGGGAGTTGTCGCGGTCCGCTCCGCGCGAGCCGGGCGGCCTGCCCGCGCAGCGCGCACAGCACACACTTCCGACCAAGCAGACCGAGCAGGTCGAGCAGGTCGAGCAGTTGCAGCAGATCCGCGGGGTGACCCGGGTCAGAGCCGCGCTGGCGAGTCTGGTCGGCTCGGCCCGGCACGAGCTGCTGAGCTTCGACGATCCGGCGGCGGCGCTCGGTCAGGGGATTCCCGAGTCCTTCCTCAGGAGCGGTGCGCCCGGATGCGCGCCCGCCGTGCGTACGGCCCGGGTCCGGCGGATCGCGCCCCGGCACGGTCTGCGCCAGTTGCGGGAGCCGTGGCGCTGTCTCGGTGAGGCCAGGGTCACCGAGTCCGTCCCGTTCAGGATAATCGTCGCGGACCGCTCGGTCGCCGCCGTGCCGATCGACCTCGACCTCCACGACAACGGTGTCCTGCTGATCCGTGATCCGGTCGTCGTCCAGGCCCTCGTCCGGACCCACCAGGCCTGGTGGGAGGCCGGTGAGGACCCGGTCCGCCGGGCCCGGCCGGCCGGTCCGCCGCCCCATCTGCGGCCGGTGCTCGACGCGATAATGGCCGGGCTGACGGACGATGCGGCGGCGGCCCGGCTGAATATGTCCCGGCGGACCTACAGCCGCCGGGTGGGCGAGCTGATGGCCGCCCTCGGCACGACCAGCCGGTTCCGGGCGGGAGTGGAGGCGGCCGATCGCGGTTGGATCTGA
- a CDS encoding ABC transporter permease, with the protein MSGLAPSTAAAPGYRPRSTLPLRVEAVRQLKRRRTMVMAAVLAALPLILVAAFAIGGSPDGSESGRITLMDTATASSANFAATCLFVSAGFLLVIPVALFHGDTVASEAGWSSLRYLLAAPVPRARLLWSKLAVALAFSAAAIVLLPVIALAVGAVAYGWGPLKLPTGGSLDAAETLPRLGLVVLFICLSQLVTAGLAFWLSTKTDAPLGAVGGAVGLTIVGNVLDAVTALGDWREVLPAHWQFAWIDALQPQLEWGGMIKGAAVSVSYALVLFALSFRAFARKDIVS; encoded by the coding sequence ATGAGCGGCCTCGCCCCGTCCACCGCGGCGGCGCCCGGCTACCGGCCCCGGAGCACCCTGCCTTTGCGAGTCGAGGCGGTACGGCAGCTGAAGCGCCGCCGGACGATGGTGATGGCGGCGGTGCTCGCCGCCCTGCCGCTGATCCTCGTGGCCGCCTTCGCCATTGGCGGCAGCCCGGACGGCAGCGAGAGCGGCCGGATCACGCTGATGGACACCGCCACCGCGTCGAGCGCCAACTTCGCGGCCACCTGTCTCTTCGTCTCGGCGGGCTTTCTGCTGGTGATCCCGGTAGCGCTGTTCCACGGCGACACCGTCGCCTCCGAGGCGGGCTGGTCCTCCCTCCGCTATCTGCTGGCCGCGCCCGTGCCACGGGCCAGGCTGCTGTGGTCCAAGCTCGCGGTGGCCCTCGCCTTCAGCGCGGCGGCGATCGTGCTGCTGCCGGTGATCGCCCTGGCCGTCGGGGCGGTCGCCTACGGCTGGGGGCCGCTGAAACTGCCCACCGGCGGCTCCCTCGACGCCGCCGAGACCCTGCCGCGGCTGGGCCTTGTCGTCCTCTTCATCTGCCTCTCCCAACTGGTCACCGCCGGACTGGCGTTCTGGCTCTCCACCAAGACCGACGCCCCGCTGGGCGCGGTCGGCGGAGCGGTCGGGCTGACGATCGTCGGCAATGTGCTGGACGCGGTCACCGCACTGGGCGACTGGCGGGAAGTCCTCCCCGCGCACTGGCAGTTCGCGTGGATCGACGCGCTCCAGCCACAACTGGAATGGGGCGGCATGATCAAGGGCGCCGCCGTGTCCGTCTCCTACGCCCTGGTGCTGTTCGCGCTCTCCTTCCGGGCCTTCGCCCGCAAGGACATCGTGTCCTGA
- a CDS encoding alpha/beta fold hydrolase has product MKIRLPRPRTRGRWLAGATALVALVGGGTWAVAADDPGPAVHREDGMRPMPGAQIDTSYFVAGDREAPRPAVLLGHGFGGSKDDVRKQAERLARDGYAVLTWSARGFGKSTGRIGLNDPAHEVKDVSRLLDWLAARPEVRKDAKGDPRVGIAGASYGGAIALLAAGYDRRVDAIAPAVTYWNLADALFPGGVFKKLWAGMFFSTGSATAPGTAPVPDTEAPGRPPGQGGATGAGCGRFQPALCAMYERVAVAGKPDAEARQLLEARSPSAVGQRITVPTLVVQGQSDSLFPLGQADAMAQRIRANGAPVAVDWISGGHDGGDRESDRIEQRVTSWFDRYLKNDKGAGTGPAFRVSRTGGVDSTDGAARLRGATAKSYPGLGDGPRRIQLTGRPQSFGNPAGGSPPAISAVPGLSGGLGQFSSFGVGLGLDFPGQHARFESAPLDRDLRITGAPTVRLRVTSSTGEAVLFGKVYDVGPDGRSQVLPSQLVAPVRVEGAERGKEIQLTLPAVDHRVDAGHRLRLVLSATDLGYASPAAPADYTVALADSGTAGAGRDPAATGAGGGTAGKGTAAAGTLTVPTAPGIRTQAAGLPWWTWGLPAAAALIAAGLLLTARRRTTAPAPDPALAEVPLEITGLTKRYAGAADRYAVRELSFRVEKGQVLGLLGPNGAGKTTTLRMLMGLIRPDEGEIRVFGHAIRPGAPVLSRVGAFVEGAGFLPHLSGRENLELYWQATGRPAEDARLEEALEIADLGSALARAVRTYSQGMRQRLAIAQAMLGLPDLLILDEPTNGLDPPQIREMREVMIRYAAGGRTVIVSSHLLSEVEQSCTHLVVMDRGRLVQAGPVAEITGGSDTLLITTAAQLSDPVVEKIGALPGIGSARRVDEGLLVQLSGATSTELIAELVRLDVPLTGAGPYRRLEDAFLTLIGGSA; this is encoded by the coding sequence ATGAAGATCCGACTTCCCCGGCCCCGCACGCGCGGCCGGTGGCTCGCGGGCGCCACGGCCCTCGTCGCTCTGGTGGGCGGCGGCACCTGGGCGGTCGCCGCCGACGATCCCGGACCGGCGGTGCACCGCGAGGACGGGATGCGGCCGATGCCCGGGGCGCAGATCGACACCTCCTACTTCGTCGCGGGCGACCGGGAAGCGCCCCGGCCCGCCGTTCTGCTCGGCCATGGTTTCGGCGGCAGCAAGGACGACGTCCGGAAGCAGGCGGAGCGGCTGGCCCGGGACGGCTACGCCGTGCTCACCTGGTCCGCCCGGGGCTTCGGGAAGTCGACCGGGCGGATCGGGCTCAACGACCCCGCCCACGAGGTCAAGGACGTCTCCCGGCTCCTCGACTGGCTGGCCGCGCGCCCCGAGGTCCGCAAGGACGCGAAGGGCGACCCCCGGGTGGGCATCGCCGGGGCGTCGTACGGCGGCGCGATCGCCCTGCTGGCGGCCGGATACGACCGGCGGGTCGACGCGATCGCGCCCGCGGTCACCTACTGGAACCTGGCGGACGCCCTCTTCCCCGGCGGCGTCTTCAAGAAGCTGTGGGCCGGGATGTTCTTCTCCACCGGATCCGCGACGGCACCGGGCACCGCGCCCGTGCCCGATACGGAGGCTCCCGGGCGGCCGCCGGGACAGGGCGGCGCCACCGGCGCGGGCTGCGGGCGGTTCCAGCCCGCGCTCTGTGCCATGTACGAGCGGGTCGCGGTCGCCGGGAAACCCGACGCCGAGGCCCGGCAGCTGCTGGAGGCGCGGAGTCCGTCCGCCGTCGGGCAGCGGATCACCGTACCGACCCTGGTCGTCCAGGGACAGTCGGACTCTCTCTTCCCGCTCGGGCAGGCCGATGCCATGGCCCAGCGGATCCGGGCCAACGGCGCCCCCGTCGCCGTCGACTGGATCAGCGGCGGCCACGACGGCGGCGACCGGGAGAGCGACCGGATCGAACAGCGCGTCACCTCCTGGTTCGACCGCTATCTGAAGAACGACAAGGGCGCGGGGACCGGGCCCGCGTTCCGGGTCAGCCGCACCGGGGGAGTCGACTCCACCGACGGCGCCGCCCGGCTGCGCGGGGCGACCGCGAAGAGCTATCCGGGACTCGGCGACGGACCCCGGCGGATCCAGCTCACCGGGCGCCCGCAGAGCTTCGGCAACCCGGCCGGCGGCAGCCCGCCCGCCATCTCGGCCGTCCCCGGACTCAGCGGGGGACTGGGGCAGTTCTCCTCCTTCGGTGTCGGTCTCGGCCTCGACTTCCCCGGCCAGCACGCCCGTTTCGAATCGGCGCCACTGGACCGGGACCTGCGGATCACCGGAGCACCCACCGTCCGGCTCCGGGTCACCTCCTCCACCGGTGAGGCCGTCCTCTTCGGCAAGGTGTACGACGTCGGCCCCGACGGCCGCAGCCAGGTGCTCCCCTCCCAACTCGTCGCCCCGGTCCGGGTCGAGGGCGCCGAGCGGGGCAAGGAGATCCAGCTGACCCTGCCCGCCGTGGACCACCGGGTCGACGCGGGCCACCGGCTGCGGCTGGTGCTCTCCGCCACCGACCTCGGCTACGCGTCCCCGGCCGCACCCGCCGACTACACCGTCGCCCTCGCCGACTCCGGCACCGCCGGCGCGGGTCGCGATCCGGCCGCGACCGGTGCCGGCGGCGGCACGGCCGGAAAGGGCACCGCGGCCGCGGGCACCCTGACCGTGCCGACCGCGCCCGGTATCCGCACCCAGGCCGCGGGCCTGCCCTGGTGGACCTGGGGCCTGCCCGCCGCGGCGGCCCTGATCGCCGCGGGCCTGCTGCTCACCGCCCGCCGCCGCACCACGGCCCCCGCACCCGACCCCGCCCTCGCCGAGGTCCCGCTGGAGATCACCGGCCTCACCAAGCGGTACGCCGGAGCCGCCGACCGCTATGCCGTACGGGAACTCTCCTTCCGGGTCGAGAAGGGGCAGGTACTCGGTCTGCTCGGCCCGAACGGCGCGGGCAAGACCACCACCCTCCGGATGCTGATGGGCCTCATCCGCCCCGACGAGGGCGAGATCAGGGTCTTCGGCCACGCCATCCGCCCCGGCGCGCCCGTGCTCTCCCGGGTCGGCGCCTTCGTCGAGGGCGCCGGTTTCCTGCCGCATCTGTCGGGCCGCGAGAACCTGGAGCTGTACTGGCAGGCCACCGGGCGCCCCGCCGAGGACGCCCGGCTGGAAGAGGCGCTGGAGATCGCGGACCTCGGCTCCGCCCTGGCCCGCGCGGTGCGGACCTACTCCCAGGGCATGCGCCAGCGGCTCGCCATCGCCCAGGCCATGCTCGGCCTGCCCGATCTGCTGATCCTGGACGAGCCGACGAACGGTCTCGACCCGCCGCAGATCCGCGAGATGCGCGAGGTGATGATCCGGTACGCGGCCGGGGGCCGTACGGTGATCGTCTCCAGTCACCTCCTTTCCGAGGTGGAGCAGTCGTGTACCCATCTGGTGGTCATGGACCGGGGCCGGCTGGTGCAGGCCGGTCCGGTCGCCGAGATCACCGGCGGCAGCGACACCCTGCTCATCACCACCGCGGCGCAGCTGTCCGATCCGGTCGTGGAGAAGATCGGCGCCCTGCCGGGCATCGGATCGGCCCGCCGTGTCGACGAGGGGCTTCTCGTCCAGCTCTCCGGCGCCACCTCGACCGAGCTGATCGCTGAACTCGTCCGACTGGATGTGCCGCTGACCGGAGCCGGCCCGTACCGCCGTCTCGAAGACGCCTTCCTCACCCTGATCGGAGGTTCCGCATGA